The DNA segment AAAAAACAGCTCTTTAAGAGTGATGTCGATTTCGAATGTTTCTGTAGAAAGCCCCTGCCCTTGTTTAAGTAAACCGGCGGCAATCATTTCGACAGTATCTTTGTCGGACGTGAAAATATTGAGTTCATAATTTTTGTGCAGGCTTAAATCATCGAAATTGGCTGATCCGAAGCACGCCCATTGATCGTAAACGGCGGCTTTGACGTGAGTCATGCCGGGATAGATGAAAACACGCACACCGTGGTCGAGCAGCAGTTTGACCGTTTTTTTATTCGCGCTGATTCCAATCCCGTGATTAACGTCACGCGGAACAGTAACACGTACATCCACACCGCGTTTGCGCGCGGCACAAAGCTGATATACAATGGGCATATTCCACAGATATGGATTTTCAATATAGATACGCTGTTTCGCATTTTTAATTGCGCGCAGCTGACCTTTATAAATGTGAGCGCGGAATGGTGTGGTGACAGCAAAAAAAATGTGTTCCGGCAGATGCGCAGGATTTTCAATGGTCTGTTCCGGTTTTTGACGGGTACCGCCGGCGTATTCCCAGGATTCATTGAAATAGTTTTTTAATAAATTTACTGCCGGACCGGTGATTTCAAACATGGCATCGCGCCAGTCATAGCGGTATTCACGCCCGATATTCATGCCGCCGAAATAAGCAAGGTCATCGATCAGAAAATATTTAGAATGTTCTGAGGTCATCAGAGTGTGGCACGCGCGTTGCAGAGCGATTCCACCGGCGGCAAGATAATGGACCATGTCGCGGACTTCATATATATAGTTTTTCGGCAGCGACGGCGCATGCACATTCCACGCCATGCGCGTACCGGCAGAGTCGTAAAGAACCCGCACCGGAATTTCCTGCGCCTTTTCAATCAGCAGATCGGCGATTTTTTTAGCAACGTCATCATTATCGAAAATATAGGTTTTCAGATCGATCCGGCGGGTTGCACTGAGAATGGAATTTTTGAATTCAGGAAAAAAAGCATCGCCGTTTAACAGCATTTTAATTTCACCGGCCACTGGATCGCCGCTTCTCCGGTGCAGCCATCTTGTCATAATTTCGGGTTTCATTTCTTCGCCGGTGGAACAGATTGCCGGAACATTGCGAATTTTCAAAACCGGGAAAGATACGTAACGCCGCCACGACGACAAAAGCACCTCTGTCCAGAATGTTTTTATCCGCCAGCCGATTTCCGCGGTATCACTCATCGGATACTTGGCAATTTCCACCGTATTATCATAGGCAATCTGCCGCCCAAGCGTGCTGCATCCGGTGGCAGAAAGCAGGATGAGGACAAGAATATCATGTAAAAAAAATTTCATGAGTCAGCAGGAACCTAGCACGGGATACACCACAAACTGAACTGTTAATTTAGCCGGCGAAATTTAATTATTAAATTATTCATTCTTCCACTCATTGGAAATTCCGTTTATTCTCCCTGTTCTGTATGAAAAGTTTTATTCGGTTTTTGGGTCTTACAGCTGCTGCCGGAATTGCTATGCCGGTTTTTGCACTGACGCTGAATGACGTGCGCATTGAGAATATTGAAAAAACGCCGCTGGATGCGACATTTGTGCGGGCCTACACCTCACTGCGCGCCGGTCAGGAAGTTGAAAATGAAGAAGAACTGAATGCAGCGGTGGCGCGCGATGTGGATAATCTGCGCCGCTCCGGCCGGTTTTCATATGTACGTGCATTCGTAGAACGCGAGGACGGCACGTATAATTTAGTATACAGCGTGGCGGGCCGGTCGCGGCTGAGAACGTTGAATGTGATGACTGACGGGCGTATAAGCAGCCGGAAAGTCCGGCAGCAGCTCGAACTGAAGCCCGGCGATTATATCGATGAAGCTGTCGTTGGCGAAAAGGCCCGCAAGGCAGAAGCGTACTGCCGGAAAAATAAATATCCGGGAGCTGAAGTAAAATGGGAGCTGACGCCGGATGAAATACTCGGCACGGTGGATGTCATCATTACGGTGCACGAAGGCGCGCGCATGCGCGTAAAGAAAATTGATTTTTCCGGCGATCATTTCGCGAGTGACAGCCGTACAGCTAAAACCGGACGCTTCTTTGCTCAGCTTGTTCCGCGCGGCAAAACCAGCAAAGATCCGGCGGCGGATGTGGTTCGCAGTGAATTACGCCGGGAGCTGAAACAAAAAAAGACGTGGTGGATTACGCCGTGGTTTGGAGCATATCACCCAGAATACACCGAAGCAGACGTGGCAGCAATCCGTCAGTTTTATTTGAATCGCGGCTATCTGGATGTAGAGGTGGAACAGCCGGATTTAACAAGCCTGGGCCGCGGTGCACTGAAACTGAGCTATACCGTTGCCGAAGGCATCCAGTACCGGATCGGCACAATTGAGCTCGATGGCATAACACTGTTTGACGAGGTTGAGGTTGAGCGCCAGATTCGTTTGCGTACCGGCGATATTGCTTCGCGCGCCGCCATTCATTCCGCCGCCGATGCGGTGAATCATTATTACGGTAACCGCGGTTATATTAAGAATTATGTGACGCCGCAGATCACCACCGATCCTGAAACAAAAACAGCCGATATCCGTTTCAATGTTCACGAAGGCGAGCTGGCAACAATTAATGAAATCCTCATTCGCGGCAACGAAAAAACAAAAGATGAAGTTCTGCGGCGCGAGCTGGCAGTATATCCCGGCGAGCAGTTTCATCAGCAGCGCGTTGAGACCAGTGAGAACCGGCTGCGGAATCTCGGGTTTTTTGAAATCGTCAGCAGCTCGTATGATGAAACAGACGGCAGTGTGACAAATGCTTATGACCTGACATTCAAGGTAAAAGAAAAACCGACCGGCAGTTTTCTGATCGGTGCCGGTTTTTCAAGTGTAGATAATCTCGTTGGTTTCGCCGAACTCTCGCAGGGTAATTTTGATATTTTCAACTGGCCGCCGGTCGGCGGCGGACAAAAAATGAAACTGCGTGTGCAGGCGGGAACGAAACGGAACGACGTTGAAATTTCATTTATTGAACCGTGGTTTCTGGATCGCCAGCTTGCATTCGGCATCGATCTCTATCACCGCGAAGCTGGTTATTATAGCGATAAATATGATTTGATCACCACCGGCGCGCGCCTTTCATTAACCAAGCCGCTGGGCACTTTCACACGCGGCACACTCAGTTATGCATTCGAACGGTTTGAAATTGACGACCTGCACCGTGACGCGCCGGTTGAAGTTGTGAGAGAAGAAGCAGACGGCGCACGGTTGAAATCCACAGTCGGGTTCACCTTGTCCCGCGATACACGCGACCAGTTTTATATTCCGACACGCGGCAACTATTCTGCCGCCAAAGCCGAAATTTCCGGCGGACCGCTCGGCGCAGATACCGATATTTATCTGCTCGAACTTCGCTCGTCGCAGTTCTGGAGCATCGGCGATCACGTCTTTAATCTAAAGGGTGCAATCTCTACGGTAGACGGTTATAACAGCAGTGACGTTTCCGTCTTCGACCGTCTCTACCTTGGCGGTCCGCGCACCGTCCGCGCTTTCAAATACCGTCGCGTCAGCCCGCGTTCTCGAGGGCCGGATGCTGACGAACCGATTGGCGGTTACAGCAGCTGGTATATGACCGCGGAATATACCATGCCGCTATGGAATAAAATTCGCGGCGCCGTGTTCTATGATATCGGTACTGTAACAGACGATACGTTTGATTTTGGCAACCGGGGCGATATTAATTCCGGTTACGGTATCGGCATCCGTCTCGATCTGCCGATGTTCCCGATCCGGCTGGATTACGCTATTCCGCATTTGCGGGACGATGATAACAACAGCAGCAGCGGCCGCTTTAACTTCCTGATCGGCCATACATTCTAACAAAAAACCCGCTCAAAAGAGCGGGTTATGCAATTTGTCCGAAAAGCAGATTTATGCCTTGGTGACCTGCCCTGAACGGATTGCTTTGGCAGAGACCCAAACACGTTTAACAGTTCCGTTTTCATCGCGCACGCGAATACGCTGCAGATTCGCTTTAAACGTGCGTTTTGTGGCGCTGGTGATGTGCAAACCGATCCCGCCCTTGCTTTTTCTCAACCCCTTACGGACGATCCGGCGGCCTGAAAGGGTTCCTTTTCCTGTTACTGCACACTTAGCCATGACAATTTCCTCACAATCTCAAAATTATTTCAAAAGAGCGCTTAACTTACGGGCACTCTGCCTCGATAGCAAGCGCAATATCACAAAAAACTCAGACGGATTACGATCCGGCAAAATTTGCCAGCGGCGAATTCTCGAGCGCCGGAAAAATTTTAAGTTCCCGTTCGCAGACAGTAGAAAAATTTTGCAGCAGACGGTCACGCACCTCATTCAGCGCCGGACACTTTTCACCGAGTACAGTCTGCATAGACGCTACCGGCTGGCCGATAAGTCCGCACGGCACGATGGTTTGGAATCCGGTGAGATCAAGATTTACATTAAAGCTCATACCGTGAAATGAAACCCACCGTTTTAAACGGAATCCGATGGCGGCAACTTTACCCTGCTCTGTCCAGGCACCGTTTTTACCCTCAACACGGAATCCGTCGATGCCGAAATCAGCGAGTGTACGAAGCGCAACTTCCTCGAGATTCCCGAGATAGCCGTGCGAATCCGCTCCGCGTCCGCCGAGATACAGAATCGGATACAGCACCCACTGCCCCGGAGCATGATAGGTGACATCGCCCCCGCGTTCGGCGTGAAAAAGTTCGATGCCGCGTTTTTTATACTCCTCGCGCGGCAGCAGCAGAAAATTATCACGGCCGCGCGTGCCGAGCGTTATCGTCGGCGTGTGCTGCAGAATCAGAATAGTATCGGGAATTTCGCCGTTCTGACGCGCAGTCAGCAGACAGTGCTGTAAATTAAGTCCGTATTGATACGGCACCGGTTTTTCAAATTGTATCGCAAAAGACTTCATCTTTTCAGGGAATAATAGAATACGGGAATGATGGATGATTGGACGGGAAAATCAATCAGAGACGCTAAACATAAGATATGTGATTCATTCAGCTCAACACCAGCATCTCCGGCAGTTTTTCTCATGGCCCTTTATCACGCCAACACTGAATCTGCGATGCGTGTTCTTCCAGTCCCCGGAGCAGCAGATCCCGCCACGGCGTATCGGTGCACAAGATCCAGAAAACAGCATTGACATGACCTTAATCGCCCCGGCTACCGGCTTTGCCGGGAAGCAGAGGATCCAAGCAGCCCCCGAGTTTTTATCTAAAATATCATGCTCGCCGATGTAAAGGATATGATTATAAAAAAACCGTTCTGAGTAATCAGAACGGTTTAAAAAGATTCGGCAGCGTGCTACTCTCCCGTAGTCGATTCTACAGTACCATCGCCGCAGAGAGGCTTAACTTCCGTGTTCGGAATGGGAACGGGTGGATCCCTCTCGCTATAGCCACCGAAAAAAGCGGTTTTCAGTTCACAGTTTTCGGTTTACAGTTCCAAGCTGTATAACTCTGAACCCGGAACACAAAACTCTGAACATCATTAAAAATGAATTGCATAGATTAGGGAACTGCACAGCATGTGTGCCGTTAAAAAAGTAAAGGTTAAGCCGCACGACTAATTAGTACTGGTCAGCTCAACGCGTCACCGCGCTTACACACCCAGCCTATCAACGTCCTGGTCTAGAACGAGTCTTCAGGACCTTACGGTCAGGGAAGTATTATCTCAGAGGGGGCTTGGCGCTTAGATGCTTTCAGCGCTTATCCTTTCCGTACATAGCTACCCAGCGATGCTCCTGGCGGAACAACTGGAACACCAGAGGTACGTTAATCCTGGTCCTCTCGTACTAAGGATTAATCTCTTCAAACTTCCTGCGCCCACGGTGGATAAAGACCAAACTGTCTCACGACGTTCTGAACCCAGCTCGCGTACCGCTTTAATTGGCGAACAGCCAAACCCTTGGGACCTTCTTCAGCCCCAGGATGCGGTGAGCCGACATCGAGGTGCCAAACGACTGCGTCGATATGGACTCTTGGCAGTCATCAGCCTGTTATCCCCGGAGTACCTTTTATCCGTTGAGCGACGGCGCTACCACTAGCAACCGCCGGATCACTTAGACCTGCTTTCGCACCTGCTCGACTTGTGGGTCTCGCAGTTAAGCTCCCTTCTACCTATACGCTCTACGCATGATTGCTGACCATGCTGAGGGAACCTTCGCGCTCCTCCGTTACTCTTTAGGAGGAAACCGCCCCAGTCAAACTGACCCTCTGACACTGTTCCCTGCCCGGTTTCACGGGTCAAGGTTAGAATTCCGTCTACTCAAGACTGGTATTTCACCAATGGCTCCACTGTGCCTTACGACTCAGCTTCAAAGCCTCCCAGCTATCCTACACATAAGCAGCCAAAACCCAATATCAGATTACAGTAAAGGTTCACGGGGTCTTTCCGTCCTACCGCGGGTATCCGGCATTTTCACCGGAACTACAACTTCACCGAGATGATTGTCGAGACAGTGTGGCCATCGTTACACGATTCGTGCAGGTCGGAACTTACCCGACAAGGAATTTCGCTACCTTAGGACCGTTATAGTTACGGCCGACATTCACCGGGGCTTCGGGTCGGAGCTTGCACCCCTTGCCTTAACCTTTCGGCATTGGTCACGTGTCACACCATATACATCCTCTTACGAGTTAGCATAGTGCTATGTTTTTGATAAACAGTCGCAGCCACCCTTTCATTGCACCTCTCTCGAGCTTACAGAGTAAATCATTCACTCAAAAGAGGACCCCTTCTTCCGAAGATACGGGGTTAATTTGCCGAGTTCCTTAACAATCTTTCTCTCGCGCGCCTTGGAATATTCTTCCATCCTACCTGTGTCGGTTTTGGTACGGTCACCTGTTGAACTCGCTAGGAGCTTTTCTTGGCAGCAGAGCATCGGCTGATCCACTTTGGCCGTAGCCGCAGCGTCCCGTCACTTCTCAGAGTTGTCCCAACGGATTTGCCTATCGGAACCTCCTACAAGTTTGGACTGCCATTTCCAATCGGCAGCCAGCTTAGCTTCCTGCGTCCCTCCATCACTCAAATGTTCAACCGGCAGTACGGGAATATTAAACCCGTTTCCCATCGTCTACGCTTTTCAGCCTGGACTTAGGGGCCGACTAACCCTGGGCGGACGAACCTTCCCCAGGAAACCTTAGGATTTCGGCGGACAGGACTCTCACCTGTCTTATCGTTACTCATGTCCGCATAATCACTTGTATACGCTCCACGCCGGGTCACCCCTACGCTTCAATGCATATACAACGCTCCTCTACCACTGATGCAAGCATCAATCCGCAGCTTCGGCAGATAGTTTTAGTCCCGATCATTTTCGGCGCAAGACCACTCGACTAGTCAGCTATTACGCTTTGTTTAAATGGTGGCTGCTTCTAAGCCAACATCCTAGCTGTCTGTGCAATCTTACATCCTTTATCACTTAACTATCATTTAGGGGCCTTAACCGGCGGTCTGGGCTGTTTCCCTTTCGACTACGAAGCTTATCCCCCGCAGTCTGACTCCCGACGTGACTGAAACGGCATTCGGAGTTTGACAGGCGTTGGTACCCAGGTATGGGCCCTAGTCCAATCAGTGCTCTACCTCCGTTTCGAGCATTCGTCGAGGCTATCCCTCAAGGTATTTCGAGGAGAACCAGCTATCACCGAGTTTGGTAAGCCTTTCACTCCAACCCACAGCTCATCCAAGCATTTTTCAACATGCACTGGTTTGGACCTCCACCTGATTTTACTCAGGGTTCATCCGGGCCATGGGTAGCTCACTCGGCTTCGGGTCTACCGCATGCGACTTATTCGCGCTATTCACACTCGCTTTCGCTTCGGCTACACGTCGTAAACGCTTAACCTTGCCACATACGGTAACTCGCGGACTCATTATGCAAAAGGCATGCAGCCACCCCCGAAGGGGCTACTACAGTTTGTAAGCGCACGGTTTCAGGTTCTATTTCACTCCCCTAACAGGGGTTCTTTTCACCTTTCCCTCACGGTACTGGTTCGCTATCGGTCATTGATTAGTATTTAGTCTTGGGGGGTGGGCCCCCCGGATTCAGTCAGAGTTTCACGTGTTCCGACCTACTTGGGATACCAATAGAGCTCTTCAGAATTTCGCGTACGGGGCTGTCACCCTCTACGGCTAAACTTTCCAGAATATTCCACTATTCATTCGAGTCTCATATTATGGTCCCGCAACCCCGGAATGCAAGCACTCCGGTTTAGACTGTTCCGCGTTCGCTCGCCACTACTTACGGAATCTCTGTTGATTTCTTTTCCTCCGGTTACTGAGATGTTTCACTTCACCGGGTTTCGCTCTGAAGTCCTATTTTATTCAGACTCCAGTGACAGGACATTACTCCTGCCGGGTTTTCCCATTCGGACATCTCCGGATTAACGCTTGTTTGCAGCTACCCGAAGCTTATCGCAGCTTACCACGTCCTTCATCGCCTATCAATGCCAAGGCATCCACCGTGCGCCCTTAGTAGCTTAACCATAAGTCTACTATCGTAACGACACGCATGCTTATTTTTTTAATAAGTTGCAGTTACCCTAATCTATGCAATTGTCAAAGAACACTTCCCCTCAGGGAAAAACTGTCTTTAGCTGTTTTCTGATTCCGGCACCGGCTTCCTTTCGGAAGTTTGGTGGGCGTGCCTGGAATCGAACCAGGGACCTCGTCCTTATCAGGGACGCGCTCTAACCAACTGAGCTACACGCCCGAATTCAGAAAGAACCTTTCTGACTTCCTGCGCGGTGCGCAGGTGGTGGAGGTAGACGGGTTCGAACCGACGACATCCAGCTTGCAAAGCTGGCGCTCTACCAACTGAGCTATACCCCCGTACGGTTCAACCGGCTCCAAGCAGCCTTTTGAATGATCTCACAAATTTCGTTTCGCTTCAGAAACGGTACGATTTATTCTCACTAACGTGGTGTTCCGGGTCGCTCCGGAACGCTACTCGATTTTTCGAGCAGTTACCCTATCCTCCTGATCATGATGATTCAGGGGATTCTCCTTAGAAAGGAGGTGATCCAGCCGCTGGTTCCCCAACGGCTACCTTGTTACGACTTCATCCCAGTCATCAGCCACACCTTCGGCACCTTCCTCCCTTAACGGGTTGGATCAGCGACTTCGGGTACAGCGGACTTCCATGATGTGACGGGCGGTGTGTACAAGGCCCGGGAACGTATTCAAGGCGTCGTAGCTGATACGCCTTTACTAGCGATTCCGACTTCATGAAGTCGAATTTCAGACTTCAATCCGAACTGGGGGTGGTTTTGAGGATTTGCTCCATCTCGCGATCTTGCTTCCTTCTGTACCACCCATTGTAGCACGTGTGCAGCCCTGGACATAAGGACCATACTGACTTGACGTCATCCCCACCTTCCTCCTGCTTTCACAGGCAGTCTGTTTAGAGTGCTCAGCATTACCTGTTAGCAACTAAACACAGGGGTTGCGCTCGTTGCGGGACTTAACCCAACACCTCACGGCACGAGCTGACGACAGCCATGCAGCACCTGTGGCACACCCTCGAAGGCTCCGTCCCTTTCAGGTCGGATGCAGTGCCATGTCAAGCCCAGGTAAGGTTCTTCGCGTTGCATCGAATTAAGCCACATGCTCCACCGCTTGTGCGGGCCCCCGTCAATTCCTTTGAGTTTTAACCTTGCGGCCGTACTTCCCAGGCGGCACACTTAACGCGTTAGCTCCGACACGGAAGGGGGTAAACCTCCCACATCAAGTGTGCACCGTTTACGGCTGGGACTACGAGCGTATCTAATGCTCTTCGCTCCCCCAGCTTTCGTCCATGAGCGTCAGTATCAGTCCAGAGAAGCGCTTTCGCCTCCGGTGTTCTTCATAATATCTACGCATTTCACCGCTACACTATGAATTCCCTTCTCCTCTCCTGTACTCTAGTCCTGTAGTTTCAAATGCAATTCCACGGTTAAGCCGTGGCATTTCACATCTGACACACAGGACCGCCTGCGGACCCTTTACGCCCAGTAAATCCGAACAACACTCGCCACCTCTGTATTACCGCGGCTGCTGGCACAGAGTTAGCCGTGACTTCCTCTTGAGGTACTATCAAGCAGAACGGGGTATTAACCCATCTGCACTTACTCCCTCATGACAGGAGTTTACAACCCGAAGGCCTTCGTCCTCCACGCGGCGTCGCATGTTCATACTTTCGTACATTGACAATGATTCTCGACTGCAGCCTCCCGTAGGAGTCTGGGCAGTGTCTCAGTCCCAGTGTGGCCGGTCACCCTCTCAGGTCGGCTACCCGTAAGCCTTGGTAAGCAGTTACCTTACCAACAAGCTGATAGGATATGGGCTTATCTTAAAGCGCCAGGTCCGAAGATCCCCGTCTTTATACAGGATACCATGCGGTATCCGAACACATCCGGTATTACCCACCCTTTCGAATGGCTATCCCGAACTTTAAGGTAAATTACCCATACATTACTCACCCGTTCGCCGCTCTCATAATCTGTCTCTTTTCCGAAGAATTGAATCAGATTAATCTCGCTCGACTTGCATGCCTAATCCACGCCGCCAGTGTTCGTTCTGAGCCAGGATCAAACTCTCCGATAATTATATACGGAAACATTTTGAAACGTTTGCTTAAAACAAATCGTACCATTTCTGAATCGAAATGATATTCGTGAGTCATTCAGTTTTCAAAGAGCAAAAAAAACACCAACGTTTTTTCACCTGCCTTAAACAGGCGTTCTTCCCGTTGGAGCAACGATCAAGGTATGATATTCATCATTACCGGGTCAACCGTTTTTTTTAACTTTTTTCGAAGAACATTTTCTGTCTGATTTTTTCATCCCGCTTGCGGTCTGTTCTGTTTCAAACAAGGCGAGCAATAATACGCTGATTAAAATCCGGTGCAACAGTTTTTTTAAAAAAAATTCTGCGGCAACCTGCGGGGGCAGATTGTAAAAGCAAGTGTCCGGTTAAAGCGTTTTGATTCATGCCGCTTCCTGCTGATTCATCCTAACTTTCTCCCTTTCAGAATAAACCGCCGGATGAGCCGGTCGTGTTCTCCTTTCCGCCGGGCTCCCACGCACTGTACGAATGGGCATAATACGGATGTGTTTGCTTCCCCGATCGCCCAAATCCGTGGAAGTGCCGGAGATCCTGAATGTAACGGAATGACGGCAGCATAATTTTTTGATTCAGTTGATGCACTTTTTAAGTTTATTTGCATTAAAGCTGGCCTGTGATTGGATTTCCGGTAATGTTTATTGACCAAATCATGAGTCCGTATCTGTCAAATAAAATGAA comes from the Kiritimatiellales bacterium genome and includes:
- the rpmB gene encoding 50S ribosomal protein L28 encodes the protein MAKCAVTGKGTLSGRRIVRKGLRKSKGGIGLHITSATKRTFKANLQRIRVRDENGTVKRVWVSAKAIRSGQVTKA
- the lipB gene encoding lipoyl(octanoyl) transferase LipB; this translates as MKSFAIQFEKPVPYQYGLNLQHCLLTARQNGEIPDTILILQHTPTITLGTRGRDNFLLLPREEYKKRGIELFHAERGGDVTYHAPGQWVLYPILYLGGRGADSHGYLGNLEEVALRTLADFGIDGFRVEGKNGAWTEQGKVAAIGFRLKRWVSFHGMSFNVNLDLTGFQTIVPCGLIGQPVASMQTVLGEKCPALNEVRDRLLQNFSTVCERELKIFPALENSPLANFAGS
- the bamA gene encoding outer membrane protein assembly factor BamA, translating into MKSFIRFLGLTAAAGIAMPVFALTLNDVRIENIEKTPLDATFVRAYTSLRAGQEVENEEELNAAVARDVDNLRRSGRFSYVRAFVEREDGTYNLVYSVAGRSRLRTLNVMTDGRISSRKVRQQLELKPGDYIDEAVVGEKARKAEAYCRKNKYPGAEVKWELTPDEILGTVDVIITVHEGARMRVKKIDFSGDHFASDSRTAKTGRFFAQLVPRGKTSKDPAADVVRSELRRELKQKKTWWITPWFGAYHPEYTEADVAAIRQFYLNRGYLDVEVEQPDLTSLGRGALKLSYTVAEGIQYRIGTIELDGITLFDEVEVERQIRLRTGDIASRAAIHSAADAVNHYYGNRGYIKNYVTPQITTDPETKTADIRFNVHEGELATINEILIRGNEKTKDEVLRRELAVYPGEQFHQQRVETSENRLRNLGFFEIVSSSYDETDGSVTNAYDLTFKVKEKPTGSFLIGAGFSSVDNLVGFAELSQGNFDIFNWPPVGGGQKMKLRVQAGTKRNDVEISFIEPWFLDRQLAFGIDLYHREAGYYSDKYDLITTGARLSLTKPLGTFTRGTLSYAFERFEIDDLHRDAPVEVVREEADGARLKSTVGFTLSRDTRDQFYIPTRGNYSAAKAEISGGPLGADTDIYLLELRSSQFWSIGDHVFNLKGAISTVDGYNSSDVSVFDRLYLGGPRTVRAFKYRRVSPRSRGPDADEPIGGYSSWYMTAEYTMPLWNKIRGAVFYDIGTVTDDTFDFGNRGDINSGYGIGIRLDLPMFPIRLDYAIPHLRDDDNNSSSGRFNFLIGHTF
- a CDS encoding phosphatidylserine/phosphatidylglycerophosphate/cardiolipin synthase family protein, with the translated sequence MKFFLHDILVLILLSATGCSTLGRQIAYDNTVEIAKYPMSDTAEIGWRIKTFWTEVLLSSWRRYVSFPVLKIRNVPAICSTGEEMKPEIMTRWLHRRSGDPVAGEIKMLLNGDAFFPEFKNSILSATRRIDLKTYIFDNDDVAKKIADLLIEKAQEIPVRVLYDSAGTRMAWNVHAPSLPKNYIYEVRDMVHYLAAGGIALQRACHTLMTSEHSKYFLIDDLAYFGGMNIGREYRYDWRDAMFEITGPAVNLLKNYFNESWEYAGGTRQKPEQTIENPAHLPEHIFFAVTTPFRAHIYKGQLRAIKNAKQRIYIENPYLWNMPIVYQLCAARKRGVDVRVTVPRDVNHGIGISANKKTVKLLLDHGVRVFIYPGMTHVKAAVYDQWACFGSANFDDLSLHKNYELNIFTSDKDTVEMIAAGLLKQGQGLSTETFEIDITLKELFFARFAQYL